The sequence below is a genomic window from Saccopteryx leptura isolate mSacLep1 chromosome 3, mSacLep1_pri_phased_curated, whole genome shotgun sequence.
TGGAGGGAGTGTCTTCAAAGCACAtgcatggaaaatttttaaaatacttttcttctttttctttagctttCAATGAACAAAGACAAATGTTTTGATTCTAGACCAAGTAGTTAATGAGCTGTTAACAAATGTCTAAGCCCCCCAGCTCCCTCCACCCTATGTAAATGACCTGCTGATTATTCATGTCTGTAACCCAGAATTTTAAGCTCAAGTATtgttcttgtgttttgttttctcattttgaaataacGACTCCTCTTTTATAATAAGGGAAAGAAGTAGGCTTTGGGGTTAATCTGGATTTCCTGGTTAATCCTGATTCTGTCATTTACTAGACCTACAACAGAGCAAGGAATGAAACCTCGCTGGgccttgatttcctcatctgtcaatgGGGGCGAAAGTATATAGTATTTACCTCACAAGTTAATTGGGAAAATTCAGTGAGTTAATACAGAAGAATCTCCAAACTCAGCCCCAGCATGAGGAAAGCACTCAGGAAATGCGAACTATTTTGCCATGCCTTCCCATTGGCTGTACAGGTTCACTCTGTCAGCAGAGAAACTCCATGAAGGCGGAGAAACGGTATTTTAATTTCTGTGCCTGAGTTTTTCTAtcttaaaatggagaaaattcttatttcatatcttaaaatggagaaaattctTACACAAATGTAAGAATTAAATGGGTAAATACATATAAAGAGTTTAAACAGTGTTTGACATATCATAGGTAGTATATAAGTATTGGCTATTATAGAAGGTGTTAAATAAATCTGTTTAATCCCTTAATGAAATGTCTTTTACTCTCATATTCTCTTTTGGGACATGGTGGTTGTTTTTAGTTTCTTGCTGTTACAATCCCACTGCAGTGAATATGTTGGTCTCTTTGGTAGAAAGGACAGGAGGGGAACCCATCCTCACCTCACCTTTGCTTGGCAGGTCCTTCAGGAGGGAGCTGAGAGCCTGGAGCAGAACCTGGGGCTGGAGGCACTGATGACCTCTGGGCGGGTGGACAACCTGGCAGTGGTGATGGGCCTGCACCCTGACTACTTTAGCAGATTCTGGCGCCTGCACTACCTGCTGCTGCATACAGATGGGCCCCTGGCCAGCTCCTGGCGCCACTACATTGCCATCATGGTGAGCCTGTCTACCCCTGACTCTCGTAGGGGTGGCCACATTGGGGTGGGGGCTTCAGTCTGCAGATCTTTTTGCTGGGACCTTCCTGAACCAGTTCCATAGacaaggaggagaagcagaggagaGCCCTGGCTTTATCTGACCATagagttttatattttgaagCGAGGTATCTTTAGCACTTGCTCTACAGCTTGGGAAACTGAGACATAAAGGAGTAGATGACCTGCCCAAGGTAGGACAATAAACCAGTGGTAGACTAGGGTTAGAACCTAAACTTCCCACCTCAGGCAACAGTGAGGCCTGTGATGTCTCTCTCCATGGAGTACTCATCCTGAGCAGGGCACAGAAAGAATAGTGTGACCTAGGCGTGTCCACTCATCTCCACAGGCTGCCGCCCGCCACCAGTGTTCCTACTTGGTGGGCTCCCACATGGCCGAGTTTCTGCAGACTGGCGGTGACCCTGAGTGGCTGCTTGGCCTCCACCATGCCCCTGAGAAGCTGCGTAAGCTTAACGAGATCAACAAATTGCTGGCACACCGGCCGTGGCTCATCACCAAGGAGCATATCCAGGTGCAGTGGGCAGAGATGCAGGCCCCGAGGCAGCACAGGGTCCGGGCTGGAGTACAGCAGGCAGCCCGAGGCAGGCACTGAGCGAGTCTGGCCTTCTTTCCTCTCCAGGCCTTGCTAAAGACCGGCGAGCATAGCTGGTCCCTGGCCGAACTCATCCAGGCCCTGGTCCTGCTCACCCACTGTCACTCGTTGGCCTCTTTCGTCTTTGGCTGTGGCATCCTCCCTGAAGGGGACCCAGAGGGCAGCCCTGCTCTCCAGGCACCTTCACCCCCCAGCGAGCAAAACAGCCCCCCCAGCAGGGATTCATTGGCTAATTCTGGGGTAAGTCTCTGGCCTGGGGCTTGGTAGGAGAGGAAGCCGGCAAAGTTTTTCATCTCTGGGTAGAAGCCACTGCTTCCCTATCTCCCAGTGAAAGGCCTTAGAAAAGTTATTTGACTTTGAAAGTTTCATTTTCTCCTCTATGAAATGAGTATAAAGACCACTACTTCCTAGtgtattgtgaggattaaatgaagtagATACCTGACTGGCCTCTCAACACATAGCCCCACAGGCTTCAAGTCTCCTGGATTTTAGCACTTGCAAAATACATAGTTTGTCTCTTATTCTATAACATGgccttgtttgttttaatatgaaaataCAGATACTTTAAAAATCCCTTACCTGTGAGAGTGGTCAGTGCTTAGAGAATGCATGTCTGTTCTGTAGCTTCTTAAACTTCACTTGGGGAAGCACAGACCATCCGAGCTGCCCATTCAGGAAGGCCCAGCATGTGCGAAAGTTTCCCGGGGGTGTCAAGGGAAGAGGAGTTGATGGTTATCATCGGTCTCCTCCTCCAGGGCTTTGAGGCTGCCCGTGACGTGGAAGCTCTGATGGAACGCATGAGGCAGCTGCAGGAGAGCCTATTATGGGATGAGGGAGCCTCTCAGGAGGAGATGGAGAGCCGCTTTGAACTGGAAAAGTCCGAGAGCCTGCTGGTGACCCCCTCAGGTACTGATCACAGCACCCCAGTCCCAGGAGCTGCCCCCTTCTTCTGCCATCCCTGCTGCAGAATTGGCACCTCCATGCACTGCATCTCTTGTACTTTGGggtcagacctgggtttgaatcttgccTGTTAGCCTTTCTGGCAGTGTGACCACTGATAAGTcacttcctgcctcagggcctcagtctcctcccaCAAAAAGGACTGATGTGTAGGGTAATGGAACAAGAAAAGCAAAGctcttagcacagagcctggccccAGGGTAAGTGGCTCCATAAATAACTGCTATGATTATGATTGCTGTTGTTATTACTGGGGCCTCATTTCCGGGTCCATGGGCCTAATTTACCTCCTCCCCCAGGACTGGCTTTAACTGGAATCCTGGTTCCACTCACTGTAGTAAGGGGCTTTCTCTGGCCGCCTACCCTGTATTGCCTGGCCTCATATTGATGATTAATCAAGACTTGGAGACCTCGGGGCTCCATGCCTTGGTCTCACTGTGACCTCTTTTTAATGTCCTCAGCTGACATTCTGGAGCCCTCTCCACACCCAGACATCCTGTGCTTTGTAGAAGACCCCACTTTCGGATATGAGGACTTCACCCGGCGAGGGACTCAGGCGCCCCCCACGTTCCGTGCCCAGGTGGGCTCTTCCCACTAATCATGACATTGCTCTGGATTTACAAACAATCGAGAGGTGGGTGGTTTGAGTGGTTAGAAGTGGGTACCTTCTCTCCCTCAAGAAAGTGCATCCCTCTTGGCTTCGCAGGCCCAGATCAAGCAGCAGGTTAGAttggtggggtgggtggggtgctcCAGAAGATGGAGTCTGTCTGGCCAGCTGTGGGCCCCAAAGATTCTACTTACTGACCCTTCCCATGTTCGTCAGGATTATACATGGGAAGACCATGGCTACTCACTGATCCAGCGGCTCTACCCTGAGGGTGGACAGCTGCTGGATGAGAAGTTTCAGGCGGCCTATAGCCTCACCTACAACACCATGGCCATGCACAGCGGAGTGGACACTTCCATGCTCCGCAGAGCTATCTG
It includes:
- the SESN2 gene encoding sestrin-2 is translated as MIVADSECRAELKGYLPFARGGGGGGPGAGEEQRERRAPGGPRGPSAFIPVEEVLQEGAESLEQNLGLEALMTSGRVDNLAVVMGLHPDYFSRFWRLHYLLLHTDGPLASSWRHYIAIMAAARHQCSYLVGSHMAEFLQTGGDPEWLLGLHHAPEKLRKLNEINKLLAHRPWLITKEHIQALLKTGEHSWSLAELIQALVLLTHCHSLASFVFGCGILPEGDPEGSPALQAPSPPSEQNSPPSRDSLANSGGFEAARDVEALMERMRQLQESLLWDEGASQEEMESRFELEKSESLLVTPSADILEPSPHPDILCFVEDPTFGYEDFTRRGTQAPPTFRAQDYTWEDHGYSLIQRLYPEGGQLLDEKFQAAYSLTYNTMAMHSGVDTSMLRRAIWNYIHCVFGIRYDDYDYGEVNQLLERNLKVYIKTVACYPEKTTRRMYNLFWRHFRHSEKVHVNLLLLEARMQAALLYALRAITRYMT